Proteins encoded together in one Streptomyces umbrinus window:
- a CDS encoding DegT/DnrJ/EryC1/StrS family aminotransferase, with protein sequence MLRAAGVGIGDEVIVPAFGNVEVAEAVIQAGAMPVFADIDAATYCLDATEVNAAVGPRTVAVVAVHRFGRPADIARLRDVGQRHGLLVLEQGESEAPYGEIEERRAHAAYLDGRLRGVRTPVRGIGHTYQQYVVRVPGNGRPDRDAFARAVRAKGVECRVPVKTPVHRMPVFRRDVCLPETERAADETLALPVDASLTKRDIQRMVSACNALGGLLQPAF encoded by the coding sequence ATGCTCCGGGCCGCGGGCGTGGGAATCGGTGACGAGGTCATCGTGCCGGCGTTCGGCAACGTCGAGGTCGCCGAGGCCGTGATCCAGGCCGGTGCGATGCCGGTCTTCGCCGACATAGACGCGGCCACGTACTGCCTGGATGCCACCGAGGTGAACGCGGCTGTCGGTCCGCGGACGGTCGCTGTCGTCGCCGTACACCGCTTCGGCCGGCCCGCGGATATCGCGCGGCTCCGGGACGTCGGACAGCGGCACGGGCTGCTCGTGCTGGAGCAGGGAGAGTCCGAGGCCCCGTACGGCGAGATCGAGGAGCGCCGGGCGCATGCGGCGTACCTCGACGGGCGGTTGAGGGGTGTGCGGACGCCGGTGCGCGGCATCGGACACACGTACCAGCAGTACGTCGTGCGGGTGCCGGGGAACGGGCGGCCGGACCGGGACGCCTTCGCGCGGGCCGTGCGGGCCAAGGGTGTCGAGTGCCGGGTGCCGGTGAAGACGCCCGTGCACCGGATGCCCGTGTTCCGGCGGGACGTGTGTCTGCCGGAGACCGAGCGGGCCGCCGACGAGACGCTGGCTCTGCCTGTCGACGCGTCGCTGACCAAGCGGGATATTCAGCGGATGGTGTCCGCGTGCAACGCCCTCGGTGGGCTCCTGCAGCCCGCCTTCTAG
- a CDS encoding SpoIIE family protein phosphatase produces MTTELHPGGPPQDPRPTGNQPLPRQERVGHAALPSDNRTRSSVITARAAASFDPVGRSVATARSFVRDTLQGWGFADIVDDAVVLTSELVTNAVVHAGTSADVLCLRSDEGVRIEVGDRYPEREIPLQAAAINMGSPDREGGRGLQLCAALAGRWGVEYTPTHKQVWFQLELPERSVGTRTAGPALPANLLPLADGRVRVAVIQIDRTGAINAWNEDAEELFGYAAEQVIGKPLTDLAAWPHTPGTSTGIVEALQLSRWEGSYGLRAANGRVTPVYASHLRVRDTGGEPSTVCLLVRDHERAVLQTPLRVNASDTTTSSEGQASDPFEVFIGSPAPDDLDGLLQRTVERARDMLDGDSAFLLLATDDETELEVRASTGLPSARQRFARVPVEAGPGRYGSARMPAVHEDLTVVPGAVPLLSGTGMRSVVTVPLKVEGRLTGSLGVAAEAQGRYSNEEALRLQFAADRIALAVESARLGELERLRRGSLSFLVEASDLLAGTLDRDQTLALMAQMTVPTLATWCAVYTIADQASDPYLSYVLHEDEERIDGLKALLSKIAPPDPVPTPGARVWGAPAEAAHQAALRTSMRSLGLGEPATVSSGIGTTLQTAAAVGGETVVLPLVARNRVIGMLTLGKPSDEHFRQEILELAEDLSRRAALALDNARLYSERTAISQSLQRSLLPPELPQIEGVEVEVIYRAAGEGNEVGGDFYDLFPIRDGAYGFAIGDVCGTGPEAAAVTGLARHALRLLAREGFGGPAVLERLNSAILDEGARSRFLTLLYGELWPQEDGSALLKVVCAGHPLPLRLRQDGTVEPAAEPQPLLGVMEDLELYEQTITLDPGDVLLCVTDGVTERREGTRMLGDDGLTDVLTTCTGLTAGAVAARIMRAVERFASDAPSDDMAILAMRVPGLQND; encoded by the coding sequence ATGACCACCGAACTGCATCCTGGGGGACCGCCCCAGGATCCCCGGCCGACGGGGAACCAGCCCCTGCCCCGGCAGGAGCGGGTCGGCCACGCAGCGCTGCCCTCCGACAACCGGACAAGGAGTTCTGTGATCACCGCGCGCGCGGCCGCCAGCTTCGATCCTGTCGGGCGGTCCGTCGCGACCGCTCGGTCCTTCGTCCGTGACACCCTCCAGGGTTGGGGCTTCGCCGACATCGTCGACGACGCCGTGGTCCTCACCAGCGAGCTTGTCACCAATGCCGTGGTGCACGCGGGCACGTCCGCCGACGTCCTGTGCCTGCGCAGCGACGAGGGCGTACGGATCGAGGTGGGGGACCGCTACCCGGAACGTGAGATTCCACTCCAGGCGGCCGCCATCAACATGGGCAGCCCCGACCGCGAGGGCGGCCGCGGCCTGCAGCTCTGCGCCGCCCTGGCCGGCCGCTGGGGCGTCGAGTACACGCCCACGCACAAGCAGGTCTGGTTCCAGCTGGAGCTCCCGGAACGCTCGGTGGGCACCCGCACGGCCGGCCCCGCCCTCCCGGCCAACCTCCTCCCGCTCGCCGACGGCCGCGTGCGCGTGGCGGTCATCCAGATCGACCGCACCGGCGCCATCAACGCCTGGAACGAGGACGCGGAGGAGCTGTTCGGGTACGCGGCCGAACAGGTCATCGGCAAGCCCCTCACCGACCTCGCGGCCTGGCCGCACACACCCGGCACCAGCACCGGCATCGTCGAGGCACTCCAACTCTCCCGCTGGGAGGGCAGCTACGGCCTCCGCGCCGCCAACGGCCGTGTGACGCCCGTCTACGCCTCGCATCTGCGCGTCCGGGACACCGGCGGCGAACCCTCGACGGTCTGCCTTCTCGTACGCGACCACGAACGCGCCGTCCTGCAGACCCCGTTGCGCGTCAACGCATCAGACACGACCACCAGTTCGGAGGGCCAGGCGTCGGACCCCTTCGAGGTCTTCATCGGCTCGCCGGCCCCCGACGACCTGGACGGCCTCCTCCAGCGCACAGTGGAACGCGCCCGCGACATGCTCGACGGCGACTCTGCCTTCCTCCTCCTGGCGACCGACGACGAAACGGAGTTGGAGGTCCGCGCCTCCACCGGCCTCCCCTCCGCCCGCCAGCGCTTCGCCCGCGTCCCCGTGGAAGCGGGCCCGGGTCGCTACGGCTCGGCCCGTATGCCCGCCGTACACGAGGACCTGACGGTCGTTCCGGGCGCCGTACCGCTGCTCAGTGGCACGGGCATGCGCTCGGTCGTCACGGTCCCCCTCAAGGTCGAGGGCCGCCTCACCGGTTCACTCGGCGTCGCGGCCGAGGCCCAGGGGCGGTATTCGAACGAGGAGGCCCTGCGCCTACAGTTCGCCGCCGACCGCATCGCGCTCGCCGTGGAGTCGGCGCGCCTGGGCGAGCTGGAGCGCCTGCGCCGCGGCTCCCTGTCCTTCCTCGTCGAGGCCTCGGACCTCCTCGCGGGCACGCTGGACCGCGACCAGACACTGGCCCTGATGGCCCAGATGACGGTCCCGACCCTGGCCACCTGGTGCGCCGTCTACACGATCGCCGACCAGGCATCGGATCCGTATCTTTCGTACGTCCTGCACGAGGACGAGGAGCGCATCGACGGTCTCAAGGCCCTCCTGTCGAAGATCGCCCCTCCGGACCCCGTCCCGACTCCGGGCGCCCGCGTCTGGGGCGCTCCCGCGGAGGCGGCCCACCAGGCCGCCCTGCGCACCTCCATGCGCAGCCTCGGCCTCGGCGAGCCCGCCACCGTGAGCTCCGGCATCGGTACGACGCTGCAGACGGCCGCAGCGGTCGGCGGCGAGACGGTCGTGCTCCCCCTGGTGGCCCGCAACCGCGTCATCGGCATGCTGACGCTCGGCAAGCCGTCGGACGAACACTTCCGCCAGGAAATCCTGGAACTCGCCGAGGACTTGAGCCGCAGGGCCGCCCTGGCCCTCGACAACGCCCGCCTGTACTCGGAGCGCACGGCCATCAGCCAGTCCCTCCAGCGCAGCCTCCTGCCCCCGGAACTCCCCCAGATCGAAGGCGTCGAGGTCGAGGTCATCTACCGCGCGGCGGGCGAGGGCAACGAGGTCGGCGGTGACTTCTACGACCTCTTCCCCATCCGCGACGGCGCCTACGGCTTCGCCATCGGAGACGTCTGCGGTACGGGCCCGGAGGCGGCCGCCGTCACAGGCCTAGCCCGGCACGCGCTGCGGCTGCTCGCCCGCGAGGGCTTCGGCGGCCCGGCGGTCCTGGAGCGCCTGAACTCCGCGATCCTCGACGAAGGCGCCCGCAGCCGCTTCCTGACGCTCCTGTACGGGGAGTTGTGGCCCCAGGAGGACGGCTCGGCGCTCCTCAAGGTCGTCTGCGCCGGTCACCCGCTCCCGCTGCGCCTCCGCCAGGACGGCACGGTCGAACCGGCCGCCGAACCCCAGCCGCTGCTCGGCGTGATGGAGGACCTGGAGCTGTACGAGCAGACGATCACGCTCGACCCGGGCGACGTCCTGCTGTGCGTGACTGACGGCGTCACCGAACGCCGAGAGGGCACCCGCATGTTGGGCGACGACGGCCTCACCGACGTCCTCACCACCTGCACAGGCCTCACGGCCGGAGCCGTGGCCGCCCGCATCATGCGCGCGGTGGAACGCTTCGCGTCGGACGCCCCGTCAGACGACATGGCCATTCTCGCGATGCGCGTTCCCGGCCTCCAGAACGACTGA
- a CDS encoding HAMP domain-containing protein has protein sequence MESGAATRGTKTRAKGGQSLSNQRKPRNGTTDVDTAALNRLLAALVSMRDGNFRKRLTVSGDGVMSEIAAVFNEVADRNLHLTGELARVRRMVGREGKLTERLESGACEGSWATAIDNSNALVDDLVRPVSEVGRVLSAVAEGDLSPRMELRAQAADGNGHPLRGEFLKVGRTVNNLVDQLSTFTDEVTRVASEVGTEGKLGGQARVRGMSGSWKDLTDSVNTMAYRLTAQVRDIALVTTAVAKGDLSRKVTVHVAGEMLELKNTVNTMVDQLSSFSSEVTRVAREVGTEGELGGQAQVPGVAGVWKDLTDSVNLMAGNLTAQVRGIAQVTTAVANGDLSQKVTVSARGEVAQLAETINQMTETLRTFADEVTRVANEVGGEGRLGGQANVPGAAGTWKDLTDSVNTVFRNLTTQVRDIAAVTTAVANGDLSQKVSVEVAGEMLELKNTVNTMVDQLSSFGAEVTRVAREVGVEGELGGQAAVPGAAGTWKDLTDSVNTAFRNLTGQVRNIAQVTTAVANGDLSQKVTVDVSGEMLALKNTVNTMVDQLSSFADQVTRMARDVGTEGRLGGQARVDGVSGTWKDLTDSVNFMAGNLTSQVRQIAQVTTAVARGDLSQKIEVDARGEILELKNTINTMVDQLSAFAEQVTRVAREVGTDGRLGGQAQVPGVAGVWRDLTDSVNGMAGNLTAQVRNIAQVATAVARGDLSQKIDVDARGEILELKNTLNTMVDQLSNFAEQVTRVAREVGTEGILGGQAEVQGVSGTWKDLTQSVNFMANNLTIQVRNIAEVTTAVAMGDLSKKITVDAKGEILELVTTVNTMVDQLSSFAEQVTRVAREVGTEGQLGGQARVPGVTGIWKDLSDNVNLMAYNLTMQVRNISQVAAAVANGDLTRTVTIEARGEVAQLADTFNTMVKTLSSFADQVTKVAREVGTDGILGGQARVPGVSGTWKDLTESVNGMASNLTGQVRNIAMVTTAIAKGDLTKKIDIDARGEILELKTTINTMVDQLSSFAEEVTRVAREVGTEGQLGGQARVRDVDGTWRDLTESVNEMAGNLTRQVRAIARVATAVTRGDLNLKIDVDASGEIQELQDYINKMIANLRDTTIANKEQDWLKGNLARISGLMQGRRDLADVASLIMSELTPVVSAQHGAFFLAMPLDDGKDVGAAHDDSYELRMLGSYGYSMGSMPTSFRPGETLIGTAAKERRTILVENVPPGYLKIASGLGEAPPAHVIVLPVLFEGTVLGVIELASFHSFTHIQKDFLSQIAEMIATSVNTIAVNTKTEVLLKQSQELTEQLRERSAELENRQKALQASNAELEEKAELLAQQNRDIEVKNTEIEEARQVLEERAEQLAVSMRYKSEFLANMSHELRTPLNSLLILAKLLADNADSNLTPKQVEFAETIHGAGSDLLQLINDILDLSKVEAGKMDVSPTRIALVQLVDYVEATFRPLTAEKGLDFSVRVSPELPATLHTDEQRLLQVLRNLLSNAVKFTDSGAVELVIRPAGAEVPVAIREQLLEAGSLRDADADLIAFSVADTGIGIAASKMRVIFEAFKQADGTTSRKYGGTGLGLSISREIARLLGGEIHAQSEPGRGSTFTLYLPLHPSELPPQGYPQLGTPMENGALPAGSDDENGGHVETPAEVKSYQETQNGAAALFRRRRRAMPSAQQLPALPGPQTQARDSWTVGGEETSVHSRAVIRFEGEKVLIVDDDIRNVFALTSVLEQHGLSVLYAENGREGIEVLEQHDDVTVVLMDIMMPEMDGYATTTAIRRMPQFAGLPIIALTAKAMKGDREKAIESGASDYVTKPVDPDHLLAVMQQWMSGQ, from the coding sequence GTGGAGTCTGGCGCAGCGACGCGGGGCACTAAAACGCGCGCGAAAGGCGGACAGTCCCTGAGTAACCAGCGCAAACCACGCAATGGCACCACCGACGTGGACACGGCTGCCCTGAACAGACTGCTGGCGGCCCTGGTGTCGATGCGGGACGGCAACTTCCGTAAGCGGCTCACGGTCTCGGGCGATGGCGTGATGTCCGAGATTGCGGCGGTTTTCAATGAAGTGGCCGACCGGAATCTGCATCTGACGGGCGAGCTGGCGCGCGTGCGGCGCATGGTCGGCCGCGAGGGCAAGTTGACGGAGCGGCTGGAGTCGGGCGCTTGCGAGGGTTCCTGGGCCACCGCGATCGACAACTCCAACGCGCTGGTCGACGACCTCGTACGGCCCGTTTCCGAGGTCGGACGGGTGCTGTCCGCCGTGGCGGAGGGTGATCTGTCGCCGCGTATGGAGCTGCGGGCGCAGGCCGCGGACGGGAACGGGCATCCGCTGCGCGGGGAGTTCCTGAAGGTCGGACGCACGGTCAACAACCTGGTCGACCAGCTGTCGACGTTCACCGACGAGGTCACGCGCGTGGCCAGCGAGGTGGGCACCGAGGGCAAGCTGGGCGGGCAGGCGCGGGTGCGTGGAATGTCCGGTTCGTGGAAGGACCTCACGGATTCGGTCAACACCATGGCGTACCGGCTGACGGCTCAGGTGCGGGACATCGCGCTCGTGACCACGGCGGTCGCCAAGGGTGACTTGTCCCGGAAGGTCACGGTTCACGTGGCCGGCGAGATGCTGGAGCTCAAGAACACCGTCAACACGATGGTGGATCAGCTGTCCTCTTTCTCCTCCGAGGTGACGCGAGTCGCGCGCGAGGTGGGCACCGAGGGCGAGCTCGGCGGCCAGGCGCAGGTGCCGGGTGTGGCGGGTGTGTGGAAAGACCTCACCGATTCGGTGAATCTTATGGCCGGCAATCTGACCGCGCAGGTGCGCGGGATTGCCCAGGTGACGACAGCGGTGGCCAACGGCGACCTGTCGCAGAAGGTCACCGTGTCGGCGCGCGGCGAGGTCGCGCAGCTCGCCGAGACGATCAACCAGATGACCGAGACGCTGCGTACGTTCGCGGATGAGGTCACCCGCGTGGCCAACGAGGTCGGCGGCGAGGGGCGGCTCGGCGGGCAGGCGAACGTGCCGGGCGCGGCGGGAACGTGGAAGGACCTCACCGATTCGGTGAACACGGTCTTCCGGAACCTCACCACTCAGGTGCGGGACATCGCCGCGGTGACGACGGCGGTGGCCAACGGTGACCTCTCGCAGAAGGTCAGCGTCGAGGTCGCCGGCGAGATGCTGGAGCTGAAGAACACCGTCAACACGATGGTCGACCAGCTGTCGAGCTTCGGTGCCGAGGTGACCCGCGTGGCGCGGGAGGTCGGTGTCGAGGGTGAGCTGGGCGGTCAGGCGGCGGTGCCGGGCGCGGCCGGTACGTGGAAGGACCTCACGGACTCCGTCAACACGGCGTTCCGGAATCTCACCGGACAGGTGAGGAACATCGCGCAGGTGACGACGGCGGTGGCCAATGGCGATCTGTCGCAGAAGGTCACCGTGGACGTCTCCGGCGAGATGCTCGCGCTGAAGAACACCGTGAACACGATGGTGGACCAGCTGTCGTCCTTCGCCGACCAGGTGACGCGGATGGCGCGTGACGTGGGCACGGAGGGCCGGCTGGGCGGCCAGGCACGCGTGGACGGTGTGTCCGGCACGTGGAAGGACCTCACCGACTCCGTCAACTTCATGGCGGGCAACCTGACGTCCCAGGTGCGGCAGATCGCGCAGGTGACGACGGCGGTCGCCCGGGGTGACCTGTCGCAGAAGATCGAGGTCGACGCGCGCGGCGAGATCCTGGAGCTCAAGAACACCATCAACACGATGGTCGACCAGCTCAGTGCCTTCGCCGAGCAGGTGACCAGGGTGGCCCGCGAGGTGGGCACGGACGGCCGGCTGGGCGGTCAGGCGCAGGTGCCCGGCGTCGCCGGTGTCTGGCGTGACCTGACCGACTCCGTGAACGGCATGGCCGGCAACCTCACGGCCCAGGTGCGCAACATCGCGCAGGTCGCGACGGCGGTGGCCCGCGGTGACCTGTCGCAGAAGATCGACGTGGACGCGCGCGGCGAGATCCTGGAGCTGAAGAACACCCTCAACACGATGGTGGACCAGCTCTCGAACTTCGCCGAGCAGGTCACGCGGGTGGCCCGCGAGGTGGGTACGGAGGGCATCCTCGGCGGACAGGCCGAGGTGCAGGGTGTCTCCGGCACCTGGAAGGACCTCACGCAGTCCGTGAACTTCATGGCGAACAACCTGACCATCCAGGTGCGCAACATCGCCGAGGTCACGACCGCGGTCGCCATGGGCGACCTGTCCAAGAAGATCACCGTCGACGCCAAGGGCGAGATCCTCGAACTGGTCACGACCGTCAACACGATGGTCGACCAGCTGTCGTCGTTCGCCGAGCAGGTGACCAGGGTGGCCCGCGAGGTGGGCACCGAGGGCCAGTTGGGCGGCCAGGCGCGGGTGCCCGGGGTCACGGGCATCTGGAAGGACCTGAGCGACAACGTCAACCTGATGGCCTACAACCTCACCATGCAGGTGCGGAACATCTCGCAGGTCGCGGCGGCCGTCGCCAACGGCGACCTGACGCGGACGGTGACGATCGAGGCGCGCGGCGAGGTCGCGCAGCTCGCCGACACCTTCAACACCATGGTGAAGACGCTGAGCTCGTTCGCCGACCAGGTCACCAAGGTGGCCCGCGAGGTGGGCACGGACGGCATCCTCGGCGGCCAGGCGCGCGTACCGGGCGTGTCCGGTACGTGGAAGGACCTCACCGAGTCCGTGAACGGCATGGCGTCCAACCTGACAGGCCAGGTGCGCAACATCGCGATGGTCACCACGGCCATCGCCAAGGGCGACCTGACCAAGAAGATCGACATCGACGCGCGCGGCGAGATCCTGGAGCTGAAGACCACCATCAACACGATGGTCGACCAGCTGTCGTCGTTCGCCGAGGAGGTCACCCGGGTCGCCCGCGAGGTGGGCACGGAGGGCCAGTTGGGCGGCCAGGCGCGCGTCCGCGACGTCGACGGCACCTGGCGCGACCTCACCGAGTCGGTGAACGAGATGGCCGGGAACCTCACCCGGCAGGTGCGTGCCATCGCGCGCGTGGCGACCGCGGTGACCCGTGGCGACCTCAACCTGAAGATCGACGTGGACGCCTCCGGCGAGATCCAGGAACTTCAGGACTACATCAACAAGATGATCGCCAACCTCCGCGACACCACCATCGCCAACAAGGAGCAGGACTGGCTGAAGGGCAACCTCGCCCGGATCTCCGGTCTGATGCAGGGCAGGCGCGACCTCGCCGACGTGGCCTCGCTGATCATGAGCGAGCTGACTCCGGTGGTCTCGGCCCAGCACGGCGCGTTCTTCCTGGCGATGCCGCTGGACGACGGCAAGGACGTGGGCGCCGCGCACGACGACTCGTACGAACTGCGCATGCTCGGGTCGTACGGGTACTCCATGGGCTCGATGCCGACGTCGTTCAGGCCCGGTGAGACGCTGATCGGGACGGCCGCCAAGGAGAGGCGGACGATTCTCGTGGAGAACGTGCCGCCGGGGTATCTGAAGATCGCCTCCGGGCTCGGTGAGGCGCCTCCCGCGCATGTCATCGTGCTGCCGGTGCTCTTCGAAGGGACTGTCCTCGGTGTGATCGAGCTGGCGTCGTTCCACTCGTTCACGCACATCCAGAAGGACTTCCTCAGCCAGATCGCCGAGATGATCGCGACGAGCGTCAACACGATCGCGGTCAACACGAAGACCGAGGTACTGCTCAAGCAGTCGCAGGAGTTGACCGAGCAGCTGCGGGAGCGGTCGGCCGAGCTGGAGAACCGGCAGAAGGCCCTCCAGGCGTCCAACGCCGAGCTGGAGGAGAAGGCCGAACTGCTGGCCCAGCAGAACCGCGACATTGAGGTCAAGAACACCGAGATCGAGGAGGCTCGGCAGGTCCTGGAGGAGCGCGCCGAGCAACTCGCGGTCTCCATGCGCTACAAGAGCGAGTTCCTCGCCAACATGTCACATGAGCTGCGTACGCCGCTCAACTCGCTGCTGATCCTCGCCAAGCTGCTCGCCGACAACGCGGACTCCAACCTCACCCCGAAGCAGGTCGAGTTCGCCGAGACGATCCACGGCGCGGGGTCCGACCTGCTCCAGCTGATCAACGACATCCTCGACCTGTCGAAGGTCGAGGCGGGCAAGATGGACGTGTCGCCGACACGTATCGCGCTGGTCCAACTCGTCGACTACGTAGAGGCCACTTTCCGTCCGTTGACAGCAGAGAAGGGCCTCGATTTCTCCGTACGGGTCTCGCCGGAACTGCCGGCCACGCTGCACACGGACGAACAGCGGCTCCTCCAGGTGCTGCGCAACCTGCTCTCCAACGCGGTGAAGTTCACCGACTCCGGAGCGGTCGAACTGGTCATCCGGCCCGCGGGTGCGGAGGTGCCGGTCGCCATCCGGGAACAGCTCCTGGAGGCGGGTTCGCTCCGGGACGCGGACGCCGATCTGATCGCGTTCTCCGTGGCGGACACGGGAATCGGGATCGCGGCCAGCAAGATGCGGGTGATCTTCGAGGCGTTCAAGCAGGCGGACGGCACGACGAGCCGCAAGTACGGCGGTACGGGACTGGGGTTGTCCATCTCCCGGGAGATCGCGCGACTGCTGGGCGGCGAGATCCACGCGCAGAGCGAACCGGGACGCGGCTCGACCTTCACGCTGTATTTGCCGCTGCACCCGAGCGAACTGCCCCCCCAGGGCTATCCGCAACTCGGAACGCCCATGGAGAACGGGGCGCTTCCGGCGGGTTCGGACGACGAGAACGGGGGCCATGTGGAGACCCCCGCGGAGGTCAAGTCGTACCAGGAGACACAGAACGGGGCCGCCGCGCTCTTCAGGCGGCGTCGCAGGGCGATGCCCTCGGCCCAGCAGCTGCCCGCCCTTCCTGGGCCGCAGACGCAGGCCCGGGATTCCTGGACCGTCGGCGGCGAGGAGACGTCCGTGCACTCGCGCGCCGTCATCCGCTTCGAGGGCGAGAAGGTGCTGATCGTCGACGACGACATCCGCAACGTGTTCGCGCTCACCAGCGTCCTGGAGCAGCACGGACTGTCGGTGCTGTACGCCGAGAACGGTCGCGAGGGCATCGAAGTGCTGGAACAGCACGACGATGTGACGGTCGTCCTGATGGACATCATGATGCCCGAGATGGACGGATACGCGACCACGACGGCGATCCGCCGGATGCCCCAGTTCGCCGGGCTGCCGATCATCGCACTCACCGCGAAGGCGATGAAGGGCGACCGGGAGAAGGCGATCGAGTCGGGTGCTTCCGACTATGTGACGAAGCCGGTCGACCCCGATCATCTGCTCGCGGTGATGCAGCAGTGGATGAGCGGACAGTGA